The Trichosurus vulpecula isolate mTriVul1 chromosome 4, mTriVul1.pri, whole genome shotgun sequence genome contains a region encoding:
- the LOC118846809 gene encoding 60S ribosomal protein L37-like, with the protein MMKGTSLFGKCWNMTHTLYCRCGSKAYHLQKSTCGKCGCPAKCKRKYNWSAKAKQHNTTGTGWMRHLKIVYCRCRNGFREGAIFKTKRAAVAGSSSP; encoded by the coding sequence ATGATGAAGGGGACGTCTTTGTTTGGTAAGTGCTGGAATATGACGCACACTTTGTACTGTCGTTGTGGTTCTAAGGCATACCATCTTCAGAAGTCAACATGTGGCAAATGTGGATGTCCTGCTAAATGCAAGAGAAAGTATAATTGGAGTGCAAAAGCTAAGCAACACAACACCACTGGTACTGGTTGGATGAGGCACCTAAAAATTGTCTATTGCCGATGCAGGAATGGATTCCGAGAAGGAGCAATATTCAAAACCAAGAGAGCAGCTGTTGCAGGATCTAGTTCACCTTAA